ACCCCGGCAGCAAGACCGCTTGCGTAATTCCCGCTGCCGCCGCCACTGGTCGCCGTTGTGATCAGGCTGCCCGACCGCTGCCCCCGCGCGCGCGTGCCAATCTGGGCCATCAGGCACCCCCTCTCTGGCCCGCCGCCGCAATCTGGGCCCCGGCGGACAGCAAGCTGCCCGTGCCGTCCAGCGTGCCTTTCAGCAGCGACTGACGGCCCCTTATGCGGGTTTCCCAGGCTTCGGTTTTCAGCGCGGCGGCCCGGCGGCCCGCCTCATATCGCGCCCGCTGCCCGTCCAGGGCGAAACTGGTGGCGATTGATCCCAGCGCGTCATTGACGGTCCCATCAACGGCAAAGCCCGATCCCCCGGCGGCGGCAATGGCCGCGCCCTGTTCACGGCGGCTGTCCTGGGCAATCAATTCCGCATCCAGCGCGCCCAATTTGCGGGATTCAGCGGCATCACTCAGAAGACGCGCCGACTGGCGGTCCGCAAACCGCTTGTTACTGACCCCCTGGGAGAACGATCCGACGGCGGAAACAACCGACGCGGCAACGGCAAGGGCGGTGCTCATGGCAGATACTCCATCAGGATTTCCGTGTGCGGACCGGCCCGGCGGCGCGCTTCGGCATAGGGGGCGAACCCCAGAAAGGTCAGGAACCGCTGGCCTGCCGGAAAGTCGGCGAGGCACGAGGCTTCGATACGGGTCAGGGACCAGTCACGGACCGCCTCCGCCAGCTGCTCACGGATGGCCGTCACCACCATGCGGGTCGCGCGCGGGTCCGGCTCGGCGAACATCGCCCAGGCTTCCGCCAGATGGGCGCGCTGCAGGAAAAGCCCGGCGCTGGCAATGGGACGGCCATTCCGGCACAGCGTCCGGGCGCGGACCATGTCGGGGGAGGGGGCGCGATCAAGAAGGCCGTGATGGATTGTCAGGTCGCTGAACACCTGCAATTCAGCGCGCGGACGAACCGCGCGCCAGTCACCCGCCCAGTAGGGGCGCAAGGAAAGATCAGTCTTCATTGGTTTCAAGACCTACCTTCATGCCCAGCACCGTGGCGGCAAATGGCTGGTTGTGAATGATCTCAATAGCCATCCCCAGCTTGGACCGGCCCGATTGCGGGGTAAAGCGGTAACTGCCCGTCTGGGGTGTCGGGGCCTGTCCTGTCACTTCGTCCGTATGGTAAGGAACGATCGTCACCGCCGGGCGGGCCGTCTGCCGCTCCTCATTATCGATCCGCAGGCATCCGCCGACCATGTCCCGGTACTGAATGAAGACTTCCGTGACATTGACCGATTCCCCGCGCGACGTGCCGATCGGGGTCGGCACCACCAGCGGCATGGACTTCATGACCGCGCCATAGCTGTCACCAGCCACCACCTTGGCGGCGGGATATTCAAGTGTGAATGATCCGGCCACGGCACTTATGTCGCCGCAGTCCACCCCATCCACAAGACAGCGCAACGGGCCATCGCCCCGGCCTGGCACGGTGAAGTCGGTGCGCGGCAGGACCCAGCGATGGGTCGGGCCCATGGCGGGCACGTCGTCACTCAGCTGAACGCTGGCCGTGTCGCCATCAATATCGATAATCGTCGCGCGATAGACGCGCAGGCTTTTTGGCGCGACGGAATTGGCCACCTCGTCCCGCCACCAGATTTCATCGTTTGTTGTTGCGCCGACCAGCCATCCTGCGGGGCCGGTCAGGTCGACGGTGTCTCCCATTTCACCGGCGGCAGGGGTCAGCAGCTTGGCCTTGTCCCGGTTCCACAGATCGATAATGGCCGCGCCGTCCACATAGACCTGGTCCTCGGGAAACTCACTCGCGCGCCGCCAGGGGCGATGCAGGCGATAGAACCGGCGCTGACTGCCCCGGCGCACCACGGCGACCAGATCGTCGAACTTGTCCGCGCCTGGAATGGCCGCAATGGCCTCGACGAACACATCACCGCCCATGGACCGGCGCGCAAACGCAACGATGTTTTCCTGCCGGTCATAGGTCAGGACGTACAGGCTCCCGTCGTCCCGCCTGATCCACACCTGCTTGTTAGGGCGGGACAGGACGGCCAGCTGGGCAATACTCACATCCCCCACCTGTTCAGCCCGGATCATCAGGTCGCGCGGATCGCGCTCCGCCTCCTGCATCACATGCTCGAAAATACGGGTCTGGTCGGGAGAGACGTACAGAATGGCGTCTTGTAGCACGGCGGGCGGGACGTCCGCAGAGCCTTCCGTGGTCACGGTGCGGGCCACGATACCGCCGGGGTTGGGCGTGATGGGCTCGTCAATGGTGGGGCCCGAAATACGCTTCACCACCTGTTCAGTGCCCGCATAAAGCCGCTCATGGCTCACCAGCCACAGGATCGGGTTGACCTCACCATCGGCCAGGGTGCGGCGCACGCCATCGTCATCGGCAACGACGCCAAACCCGGTGGACGGACGAAAACTCGCGCTGTCCGGCCCATAATCAGCCACCCGGGACAGGGCAATGCCGTCGGGCTCGGCAGCGCTGCCCGCCAGGATCACCCGCTCATCATGGATCGTCCCGACCGATGGAAAGCCTTGACGCCCTGAAAACATCCCCTCGCGCCAATAGGTCGTGGGCGACGTGGATGGCAGGGCCCGCTGGACAACACCCGTGGCGAGGCGCGGGTTGGCGACCGACGTGATGCGCACGGACCCGGCGCCATCATGCAGGAAGGTCCAGGAGACGCTGCCGTCGGATATTGTGCCTTCCGTGTGCAGCGGCTGGTTGGACCCGGTCGTGCCGCCATTGACAGCCCTGTAGACCTTGCCATCGCTGACCCGCTGCTCATTGATCGCGACGCCTTCGGCCTTCGCCTGCCAGGCGTCGCCAGAGAAATACTCCTCCGGCGTGCCAATCTGGAACAGCCCACCCACATGGCCAGGATCAAACACATCGTCGCTCGCGGTGATCGTGACGCTGGCCCCCAGCGCAATGCCGGACGCCGCCAGCGTCACGCCGTCATTGCGGTAATCCAGCCAGGGCCCGTCTTCGATCGCCCATTCCACCAGTCGCCAGTCATCTTCGGCATAGCGCTGCAGCGCCTGCAGGGGATATTTATAGGTCGTGCTCGACATGAAAACGACGTCAGCGGACTGCCAATAGCGCACGGCATCCAGGTCCGCCTCCACAAACGGGGCGTCCAGCGCCATGATCTCGACCAGGGACACCGAATCCCGCACGACGATTTTCAGGTCGGTCAGCTCGATCCAGTAGGTTTCCCGGCGGTTGAAACGGAACGGGATCAGGCGGGATTTTTTGCCATTGGCGAATGTCGCGCCCAGATCCACAAAACCCGGGCATTTCTCCGCGCCTGCCGTTAGTTTTGGCAGCCATCCATCAAGGATTTGCGCCCCTTCAAAATAGGGCTGGATATCCTCGCGGATGATCAGGTCCGGCGACAGCTCACCCGCCCGCAGGGAGGATTGCAGAATGGCCTGTTTGCCCATCAGTCGCCACCGATCAGGGGCTGACGATGATCCGCGCCCGCCATGACTTCCAGCACCCTGGACCGCCGGGCCCGGCGCGCTGACGTCTGGGAGACTTCGGCCATGAAGGCGCGGCGCTCTTCATCCTCATAGATCGCATACATCTTGTCCCGCTCCCGGGCCCCGGCCCCTTTGAAGCGGGCATACCGGAACGCGAGGCGGGCAGAGATGGCGGAACGCAGCAGCGGCGCGCCAATCAGCGCCTGGGGGTCCACGCGATCGACATATTCAAGAATGATGACGCCGCCCCGGTCCGCCACCTCCACAAACTGGCCCATTCGGGCAAAATGCACATGCTCATCACTGTCCCGGCGGCACACACGGATGATCCGCAGGCAGCTTTCCGGGATGCGATACCAGGACACCCCCATGATTTCAGCACCATCGGGCTGGTCCGACGCATTGGCGGTTAGGGCCAGGCGGGTCGTGGCGGAGGGCCAGGCCCGGGCGGCCAGCACCTCGTCATAGGCATCATCGAACAGGCGCGCCAGGTCGCGCGCAAAGCTATCCCCCGACACGTCACCGGGGCCGGGCAGCGTGTCAACCAGCTCGGTCGTGATCAGCGCCAGCGCATTATTGACGATCGTTTCCTTGCTGGACCGATCATCAGCACCGAGATTGCCGGGGGATTGCGTCATGGTCTATCAGTCTCCGAAAATTTCAGCGTGCCGCTTTTCGGCCAATTGGCGGATCGCGGACTTGAAGTCTTCCGCGCTCGGCACTTCGCCCTTGGCTTCCAGGCTGGTCAGCAGGGCGGGGTTGATCCCCATATGCTTGCCCACATCGGCGGCGGTAAAGCCCAGCTTCGTGCGCAGTTCCTGCACTTCAGCATAGGGGCCCTTCGGCTTGTCGTCGGCGGCGGTTTCGGTCTGTGGTTGTTGGTCGGTCATATCACCCTCTTGCCCCTCTTGATGAATGACGGTGCGCCCGGCCCGAGGGGGAAAAACCGGGCGCACCGATCAGGCGGGGAAGCCCCGACCGATTAGCGGTCCACCAGCAGAAGCGACACCGTCACTTTTGCGTCCGCGCTGACGGCGGCGGACCGAATGGTGAAAAACAGCTCAAGGTCTGTCAGCGGGTCTTCCGTGTACCCCAGCAATTGCCAGATCGGCACGCCCATGACGGCGGCCCCCAGCTCAAACTCATCCGCGGCACTGACGTCCACGCCATCAAGGATGCCGTCCTCGTCATTGGTCCCGCCAAAATCCATGGTGACGCCGGTGCCCATGGCCTCGACGTAAATCTTGGACTGCGGCAGCAGGTAGGCGGACGAATTGATCAGCCCCAGGCACAGACGGTCCGCAACAGCGGTTTCGTCAGGCACCACGACACAGTCCTGCATCGGGGCAATCTGGCCACCATAGAAGGCGGACGGGGCATATTGCGGCGGGGTCTGGAGCGTCAGCCCCTTGATATTCGGAAAATTGATATCAGCCATTTTAATGGGCTCCTATATGATCTTGGGGGACAGGCGCACCATGCGCCCGTCCATTCGTGTTCAGATGATCAGGCTTTGCACTTGATCAGGAGAAGCGCCTCATCATAGATGCGCGCGCCGCCCACTTCCCACTCAGCATAGGCATGCCAGTTCCAGCGGCGTTCCTGCATCCGCTCGACCATGGGGCGTTTCAAGACCCGCTTACGGTGAATGGCGACGGACTTTGCAACGCACAGCACCCATTCTTCGTTCGCACCCAGATCGAAGCCCAGCTCCTGCGCAATCGTGCTCAGCTCCTCATAGGGGCGATATTCAAAGCCCTGCCAGCGGCCCGGCTCCCCGGCGACCAGCGATTTGACCACATTGGTGTCAGCGCTGGACAGCTTTTCGTCATTGGTCAGATGCGCCAGCTGCGTTTCCGACGCGATGCAGGTCATGGGGCCCATGACATAGCGGGAGCGCAGAATTTTCCGTGCCGACTGCATCTTGGATGATGTCAGCGGTGTCTCCCCCGATCCACCAAGATTAAACTCATGACTGTCAATCGGAATGACATTCCCGGTTTTCGGATTGCCGGGAGGCACATTTGTCAGGGTCAGGGTGTTCGGGTTCGTCAGGTTCTTGCCCGACATGGACTTGCCCAGGATTGAATGGATCACCCGCTCATCATCCGCGCGGGCAATGGCCATGTTCTGCTCCATCAACAGGTCCGACGTCGGGTCGGTCACGGAGGATTTGACCCGGTCAATGTCCGGTCCAAGGTCATCCATGACGTCGTACGCCTCAAAATGCCCACCCCGACGACGACGGGCCGCTCTGTGGCCTTCTGGGGTGCGGCCATCATGATCCTTGCGTTTATTGACGCGGGACTTGCCGACCAGGTCCTTGGAGAAGGATTCCCCCGGCTCACTATAGTTGAAATTCTCGTCGATCACGCCAACGAGGCGGCGCTCTCTCTGCTGGTTTTCATGGCCAAGATTGCGCTCATAGGCGCGGATATAGTGCTCTTCCAGTACATTGGCTTCGGGCATGGGTTTCTCTTTTTCCGTTCCGAACAACCCCTCGTTCAGATATGGTTAGCGGCCTTCCGCGTCGGTCAGCCGTTTGATCAGTGCAAGGCGTTCAGTGACCGCATATTTATGATCCCTGTGCGATGGATCATCGATGGCCGCCGCATATTTTCCCTCAAAATCATTGAGCGCCTCCGTTGCCTCGGCGACGGTCTGGCGCGGCAGTGATTCCCGACGGGACAGGCCTTCCAGCGCGCCGGGCTCCATGGTCGCGGCGGCATAGTCGTGCATCAGCTTGATGAAGGCCGGATTGTTGCCCGCGCCCGACTGCTCGAGAAAGTCGACCAGCTCGTCGGGCTGGTCCTGCACAAACGCCTGGACCATTTTCAGATTGCCCTCATAATTGCCTCCCCACTCCTTGCGCAGGGCGGCCTCGCCTTCCTCCTGACGCTGACGGTCCTGCACTTCCATGGCTTCCTGCTGTGCCGTCAGCATGGATTTCTGCAGTTCGGCGACGCCCTTCACCTGCGCGGGGTTCAGGCCCAGATCATGCAGCCCCTTCATGACACCGGCCTTTTCCTCATCATTGGAAAAGACCAGCCCCTCGGGGATTTCATACGCATCGGGACTGTCTGGACGCCCCATTTTGGCAAAGATGGCCGCCATTTTCTGGTCGCGCTCCGGGTCATCATCCCGGGGCAGTTCAAGCAGCCGGTCTTTCGGCGCGCCCAGCTGCGCTTCCAGCACTTTCAGCTGACGGAATGCATCGGCAGGCTCCTTGATCGCATTGTTTTCCGCATAGGCCCGCGCATCGTCGTCAAGCCCGTCCAGAAAGGTCGGGGCAGGGGCGGGGGTGGCGGCAGCCGCCGGGGCACTATCGGGGGCGGTCTCTTGCGGTGCTGCGGTTTCGGCAGGCGTTGCATCGGTCGCTTTTTCGGTGTCACTCATCGTTCTGGTCCTCCTCGGGGCCGGGTGTGGAAACGCCCATCAGGGCTCGGGAAATATTGGGAACGGTCAGGCCCGCCTTGGCGCAGATTTCCACGACAGTGTCGCGCTGACCGGCCTTGTAAACCTCGTCATCGCTGCGGGTGCCGTGCTGATAGCGCGGGATCAGAAGGACATTGCGCAACAGCAGGTCGGCCAGCACTTCGCGCCCCAGATCATTGTCGAACAGCTCGCGATAGATGTTCCGGGCCATGATCAAAGCGCCCCCGTGGACAGGGCCTGGCTGGCCTGCTGCGCTGCGCCTGCGGCGGCTCCGGCCTGTTCCAGCGCCTGGTTCAGCTGTGCGGCGCTTTCGGCCTCGGCCTTGTTGGCGGCGATGACGCGCGGATCGGTGAGAAGCGACGGCGACACGCCATAGGCTTGCCCGGCGGCCCGCACGATGCTCGGCAGGTTCAGCGCGCCGCCAGCGGCGGACTGGCTCTGTTTGGCCTCGGCTTCGACCGCAACGGCCCCGCGCGTAAACTCGAGAAGGCGCATCAGTCCCTCAACCGCGACCTGGCGCTGGGTCGTGGCGATCGGGGATTTGTACTCAAATGACAGGTTCAGCCCGACCAGGCTTTCCGGGGGCGGACCAAATTCCCCCGCCCGCTGCATCAGCGTATAGGTCCGCTCCGCTACGGGGTTCAGGGATTCCTGCTCGAGACGCGCAACGGCGGGCCCCAGACCGCGCAGGGTCTGGTCGCGCCGGTCGGCCCATTCCGTGGCCGTCTGCTGTGGTCCGCCGCCATGGCGCAGCCAGTCAACGAAATAGATCACCTCGACCTGGGTGCGCATATATTCGATCAACTGCATGATCGGCCCCAGGTCGCCGGGCTCATAGACGCGCATGGTCGGGGCGTTGCTGTATTGACGCCAGATGCTCGCATCCAGGGCGTTCAGCGATCCAGGCCGCGTGTCCAGCTCCGACAGCGCACCGCCGGTCATATCGATCAGCGCCGGGTCCGCCGCCTGCTCCGATTGCAGGATGAAGGATTCGACCAGGACATTCAGGCCCTTGATCATCGGCAGGGCCATCACCCCGGGGCCATAGCCATAAGGCTGGCCCGACAGCCGCTGGAACCGGCTGACCGCATAGGGAAACTCATCATAGCCGCTGGCCGCCACGGCAAAGCAGGTTTCATCGTCCAGGAAGGTCACAGTCGACCACGGCTTGCGATTGACCGGCTTGCCTGCGCGCCCGCCCTTGCGCGGCTCGATCAGCTCAACGAAAAACATCTCCCGGTTCGGATCATCTTCCGCGATCTTGTCGATCTTGGGGACGTCGGGATATTTTTCCTTGACCTCCCAGGCGCGGCGCGAGAACCGGCGGGCCAGCGTGTCGCACTGCCCCGTGTCCGGGTTGTCATCGATCCAGCAATCATTGATCGGCACGGCGAGATAGCGCGGGCCTTCCTTTGCCCGCGCGCCGGTCCACATGACGGACGTGCCAAAGGCGACGCTGTCCACCATGCCCTCGGCCAGCTGGGTGCGGAAATTCGATTTGGCGCTGGTCAGGGTCAGGAACATCTTGCGGCTGACCTGGTCCAGCCACACCGATTCCTCATAGGTCGGCTCGCGCTCATTCAGCCGCGGCTTCATGAACTCGTCAAAGCCCGACACCAGATAGCCAAGCAGGGTGGCCGCAAACCGGTCATTGGCGGTGCTGCCCGTCGTGTCGACCATCCGGCGCGGGTTCAGGGCCCCCGGCACCTCGAGCGCGCCCTGGTTACGGCGCGGCAGGATGTAGTCGGAAATATCTCGCCACAGGGGCTCCCAGGGAAGGCGCGCCTGCTTGAGCTGCGCCCAGCGCAGCTTGCGGCGGCGGACCGCATCATCGCTGCGCGCTTCGGAGAGGGCGAGACGGGTCATCAATACCCCGCCGTCAAAAGGGTGCGGGATCGTGTCGTCACCCGACCGCCGCCCAGCTCACCGGCCAGCGCCTGCCGGCCTTTGAAGCTGGCCGGGGTGCGCGGGCGGATCGCGGCGCTGCCGCTGGCACTGCGCGTGCGCGACTGTACCCCGCGCGTCAGGACCGTGGAACCGCGCCCGCGCCGCTCACGGCTGGCCCGGGCCTGCGCTGCGGTCATGCGAATGGTGGGGTCCGTCGGGTTGGCGGCCTCCGGGACTTCAACATTGACGTCTGGCGGCTCGGGCTTTGAAAACAGGCTCATATCAATCCTTTCACAGCGCCGTGGCGCGAATACGGCGGGGCGCGACCGGCTTGGTGCCGATGCGCGTGCCCACACCGTTCAGGCCCGACGGGCGGGCCGCATTTGATCCGATGCCGGTATGGAACAGGGTCATGTATTGGTCCGCATCCGCCACATTGTCGTGGTGATTGCCCTTGACCGGCCGCCAGACAGCGTCACCGCTGGCCATGTTTTTCAGATGCAGCTTGTAGCCGCCGCGATAAGCTGCCCGCAGGTTGGGGCAGCGTTTACTGACCATCTTGCGCGGGCGACCCTCACGCATATCCTGCATCAGGCGGCGATTTGCCCCCACCCGCTCATCTGGGTCATTGGTTTCCGCCGGGACGATCCGGCAGGGCAGGCCCGTAACCTCACGCCAGCCGCTGGCGTAGCTGTCCATGAAATTGGCGCCGATTTCCGTGCCGCCGAACTGGTTGGATGGATCGATGACGTGATACACCATGTTGCGGTCCACATGGCGGGCATAGCCGCCCGCCGGACTGCACATGAACTCGGCGACACGCTTGCCGAAGGAATAACCGTCCGTCCGCTGATCCTTGGCCGTAACCACTTCGTCATAGGCGATGACGCGGTCAAAATCGTCCCGCTGACCAATGACCGCAGCGGCCTTGCCGCCGCCATCGACCCCGACCGTTACGGGCAGGTCGGCGCGGGCTCGGACTTCCTCGCCCAGATCATGGCGGTCAGGGTGATAGTCGCCATAGACGGGCATGCCGGTGCGCGAATAGCCCAGCTTGTTCATGACCATGCGTTTCAGGTCATAATCGTCCAGCTTTTGCCGCTGGCCGATATAATACTCGTCGTCCATGAAGCCTTCGCGCGCCGGGCTCGGCTCGCCATTGTCCAGGAGCGCCCCGGGCTGCACGTGAAACTCATGCTCATAACGCGGATCAATCATCCGTTTGGCGAGCCAGTTTTCCTCGTTCGGGGCGTTGAAGTCGCCAAACACCATCTTGATCGGCGGCAATTGCTTCCCGTCCGGCCCATTTGGCATTTCATTCTTGAAGGCGCGACCCACCCGCATGAAGAACCAGCCATAAGCATCGGGGGCGAACAGATCCGCCTCGTTCATCCACACCACATTGGCCTGAAAGCCGCGAGCAAAGTCTTCGGCGCGGTCATTGCCGATGGCGCGGAATAGAAATTCCAGGCGCAGGATTTCGCCAGTCTGCGGGTCTGGCAATTCAAAGATATGAGACGCCGGGTTGCCTTTGCCGCCATGCCACTGACCCCACTCCCGGGGCCACACGTCGAGATAGGACGGGATCGTACTTTCCCACAGACGGCGATAATCCGACCGCACCACTGCGATCCGCAGCTTGCGCTTGCCGTCGACGATGCTACGGTGCTGTTGCCGCGCTATGAGAAAACATTTTGCAACACACGTCGTCGTCTTTGCTGAGCCCACTGGCCCCATGAGCCAGCTGGTGGGGCTCATGTCATGGCGGAACGCATCAGCGACGGGCCCTGCCGCGTCCTGCAGCATGCGTTGCGTCATCTCGACGGTGTTGGCGCGCTCTTCAAAGTCTTCAATCGGATCGTTCTTGTAAAGAACATCTGGCGCGGTGTTCATTTCCCGCACCCGGACCCCGGGAAGCGGCCCCTTATTTTTCGGGTGGCCTCATCCAGCCTAGCCAAAATTCTGGAAGGTGTGTCTACCACCCCCTTTACGTCAGCGCGGCCCGCGATTTTCGGGGCATGGGGGGCGCTCAAGGGGGGGGTGGGTGAAGGCTGACCGGCGCGCGCCACGGGAGAGAGGAACGCGCGCCGGTCCCGGCGGGCAAAGCGTGCCGCGCTATGTCCCGCGCGGTCAATTCCCCCTACCGTCGAAGTAGGGGAAAACCATGCAACAATGGCAGCAATATCAATGCTTTGTTGCATCTGTGAGACTTTCGGTTTGTGAGACTTCCCCGCCGATCGGCCTGTAACCCTTTGATTTTTCTTGGCTGGTTCTATCCTCGAGATGCCAAGCGAGCGGGATCGAAGGCACCTGCGAAACGTTGACCGCGACCGGTGCCGGTGTGTGTTTGTACTTGGCGAGGAATTCATTGGCCCAACGCCACAAATCGATCGCTTTTTCAATCTCGCACCCGAAAGCGTCCCGGATGTTGGCCGGGTTGTCATCGACAAGCGCCTGCGCGTTCACGAGAGGATCGCGGCGGCCCATCTTGTCGAAAAGCGCCAGCAATTCCCGGGTTTTACGGGACTTCGCGCCTGGCGGACGTCCCGCCTTGGTCGCCTTTCGCGCCGGTTGCCAGTCCACGCGGCGGCGCAGCTGTGCCGCCTCGGACAGCGCGGACGTGCCGAAAAGCTCGTCCTGCACGACGTCGA
This genomic stretch from Parvularcula sp. LCG005 harbors:
- a CDS encoding phage capsid protein, which gives rise to MPEANVLEEHYIRAYERNLGHENQQRERRLVGVIDENFNYSEPGESFSKDLVGKSRVNKRKDHDGRTPEGHRAARRRRGGHFEAYDVMDDLGPDIDRVKSSVTDPTSDLLMEQNMAIARADDERVIHSILGKSMSGKNLTNPNTLTLTNVPPGNPKTGNVIPIDSHEFNLGGSGETPLTSSKMQSARKILRSRYVMGPMTCIASETQLAHLTNDEKLSSADTNVVKSLVAGEPGRWQGFEYRPYEELSTIAQELGFDLGANEEWVLCVAKSVAIHRKRVLKRPMVERMQERRWNWHAYAEWEVGGARIYDEALLLIKCKA
- a CDS encoding portal protein — protein: MTRLALSEARSDDAVRRRKLRWAQLKQARLPWEPLWRDISDYILPRRNQGALEVPGALNPRRMVDTTGSTANDRFAATLLGYLVSGFDEFMKPRLNEREPTYEESVWLDQVSRKMFLTLTSAKSNFRTQLAEGMVDSVAFGTSVMWTGARAKEGPRYLAVPINDCWIDDNPDTGQCDTLARRFSRRAWEVKEKYPDVPKIDKIAEDDPNREMFFVELIEPRKGGRAGKPVNRKPWSTVTFLDDETCFAVAASGYDEFPYAVSRFQRLSGQPYGYGPGVMALPMIKGLNVLVESFILQSEQAADPALIDMTGGALSELDTRPGSLNALDASIWRQYSNAPTMRVYEPGDLGPIMQLIEYMRTQVEVIYFVDWLRHGGGPQQTATEWADRRDQTLRGLGPAVARLEQESLNPVAERTYTLMQRAGEFGPPPESLVGLNLSFEYKSPIATTQRQVAVEGLMRLLEFTRGAVAVEAEAKQSQSAAGGALNLPSIVRAAGQAYGVSPSLLTDPRVIAANKAEAESAAQLNQALEQAGAAAGAAQQASQALSTGAL